One part of the Eptesicus fuscus isolate TK198812 chromosome 2, DD_ASM_mEF_20220401, whole genome shotgun sequence genome encodes these proteins:
- the ATP5F1C gene encoding ATP synthase subunit gamma, mitochondrial isoform X4 — translation MFSRAGVVGVSAWAVQPQWIQVRNMATLKDITRRLKSIKNIQKITKSMKMVAAAKYARAERELKPARVYGTGSLALYEKADIKVPEDMKKHLLIGVSSDRGLCGAIHSSVAKQMKSEVATLTAAGKEVKIVGIGDKIRAILHRTHSDQFLVTFKEVGRKPPTFGDASVIALELLNSGYEFDEGSIIFNRFRSVISYKTDEKPIFSLNTIASAESMSIYDDIDADVLQNYQEYTLANIIYYSLKESTTSEQSARMTAMDNASKNASEMIDKLTLTFNRTRQAVITKELIEIISGAAALD, via the exons GAAATATGGCAACTTTGAAAGACA TTACCAGGCGATTGAAGTCAATCAAAAACATCCAGAAAATTACCAAGTCTATGAAAATGGTAGCAGCAGCAAAATATGCCCGAGCTGAGAGGGAGCTGAAACCAGCTCGAGTGTATGGAACAGGATCTTTGG CTCTGTATGAAAAGGCTGATATTAAGGTACCTGAAGACATGAAGAAACATCTCCTTATCGGTGTGTCCTCAGATAGAGGGCTTTGTGGTGCTATCCATTCCTCGGTTGCTAAACAGATGAAAAGTGAGGTGGCTACGCTCACAGCAGCTGGGAAAGAAGTTAAGATTGTTGGAATTGGTGATAAAATTAGGGCTATACTTCATag GACTCATTCTGACCAGTTTCTGGTGACGTTCAAAGAAGTGGGAAGAAAACCCCCTACTTTTGGAGATGCATCAGTCATTGCCCTGGAACTACTAAATTCTGGATATGAATTTGATGAAGGATCTATCATCTTTAATCGATTCAG GTCTGTCATCTCCTACAAGACAGACGAAAAACCCATCTTTTCTCTTAATACCATTGCAAGTGCTG AGAGTATGAGTATCTATGATGACATTGATGCTGACGTGCTGCAGAATTATCAGGAATACACTCTGGCCAACATCATCTACTATTCTCTGAAGGAGTCCACCACGAGTGAGCAAAGTGCCAGGATGACGGCCATGGACAATGCGAGCAAGAATGCTT CTGAAATGATTGACAAATTGACTTTGACCTTCAACCGCACCCGCCAAGCTGTCATCACAAAGGAGTTGATTGAAATCATCTCTGGTGCTGCAGCTCT
- the ATP5F1C gene encoding ATP synthase subunit gamma, mitochondrial isoform X1: protein MFSRAGVVGVSAWAVQPQWYGSLRIQVRNMATLKDITRRLKSIKNIQKITKSMKMVAAAKYARAERELKPARVYGTGSLALYEKADIKVPEDMKKHLLIGVSSDRGLCGAIHSSVAKQMKSEVATLTAAGKEVKIVGIGDKIRAILHRTHSDQFLVTFKEVGRKPPTFGDASVIALELLNSGYEFDEGSIIFNRFRSVISYKTDEKPIFSLNTIASAESMSIYDDIDADVLQNYQEYTLANIIYYSLKESTTSEQSARMTAMDNASKNASEMIDKLTLTFNRTRQAVITKELIEIISGAAALD from the exons GAAATATGGCAACTTTGAAAGACA TTACCAGGCGATTGAAGTCAATCAAAAACATCCAGAAAATTACCAAGTCTATGAAAATGGTAGCAGCAGCAAAATATGCCCGAGCTGAGAGGGAGCTGAAACCAGCTCGAGTGTATGGAACAGGATCTTTGG CTCTGTATGAAAAGGCTGATATTAAGGTACCTGAAGACATGAAGAAACATCTCCTTATCGGTGTGTCCTCAGATAGAGGGCTTTGTGGTGCTATCCATTCCTCGGTTGCTAAACAGATGAAAAGTGAGGTGGCTACGCTCACAGCAGCTGGGAAAGAAGTTAAGATTGTTGGAATTGGTGATAAAATTAGGGCTATACTTCATag GACTCATTCTGACCAGTTTCTGGTGACGTTCAAAGAAGTGGGAAGAAAACCCCCTACTTTTGGAGATGCATCAGTCATTGCCCTGGAACTACTAAATTCTGGATATGAATTTGATGAAGGATCTATCATCTTTAATCGATTCAG GTCTGTCATCTCCTACAAGACAGACGAAAAACCCATCTTTTCTCTTAATACCATTGCAAGTGCTG AGAGTATGAGTATCTATGATGACATTGATGCTGACGTGCTGCAGAATTATCAGGAATACACTCTGGCCAACATCATCTACTATTCTCTGAAGGAGTCCACCACGAGTGAGCAAAGTGCCAGGATGACGGCCATGGACAATGCGAGCAAGAATGCTT CTGAAATGATTGACAAATTGACTTTGACCTTCAACCGCACCCGCCAAGCTGTCATCACAAAGGAGTTGATTGAAATCATCTCTGGTGCTGCAGCTCT
- the ATP5F1C gene encoding ATP synthase subunit gamma, mitochondrial isoform X2 gives MFSRAGVVGVSAWAVQPQWYGSLRIQVRNMATLKDITRRLKSIKNIQKITKSMKMVAAAKYARAERELKPARVYGTGSLALYEKADIKVPEDMKKHLLIGVSSDRGLCGAIHSSVAKQMKSEVATLTAAGKEVKIVGIGDKIRAILHRTHSDQFLVTFKEVGRKPPTFGDASVIALELLNSGYEFDEGSIIFNRFRSVISYKTDEKPIFSLNTIASAESMSIYDDIDADVLQNYQEYTLANIIYYSLKESTTSEQSARMTAMDNASKNASEMIDKLTLTFNRTRQAVITKELIEIISGAAAL, from the exons GAAATATGGCAACTTTGAAAGACA TTACCAGGCGATTGAAGTCAATCAAAAACATCCAGAAAATTACCAAGTCTATGAAAATGGTAGCAGCAGCAAAATATGCCCGAGCTGAGAGGGAGCTGAAACCAGCTCGAGTGTATGGAACAGGATCTTTGG CTCTGTATGAAAAGGCTGATATTAAGGTACCTGAAGACATGAAGAAACATCTCCTTATCGGTGTGTCCTCAGATAGAGGGCTTTGTGGTGCTATCCATTCCTCGGTTGCTAAACAGATGAAAAGTGAGGTGGCTACGCTCACAGCAGCTGGGAAAGAAGTTAAGATTGTTGGAATTGGTGATAAAATTAGGGCTATACTTCATag GACTCATTCTGACCAGTTTCTGGTGACGTTCAAAGAAGTGGGAAGAAAACCCCCTACTTTTGGAGATGCATCAGTCATTGCCCTGGAACTACTAAATTCTGGATATGAATTTGATGAAGGATCTATCATCTTTAATCGATTCAG GTCTGTCATCTCCTACAAGACAGACGAAAAACCCATCTTTTCTCTTAATACCATTGCAAGTGCTG AGAGTATGAGTATCTATGATGACATTGATGCTGACGTGCTGCAGAATTATCAGGAATACACTCTGGCCAACATCATCTACTATTCTCTGAAGGAGTCCACCACGAGTGAGCAAAGTGCCAGGATGACGGCCATGGACAATGCGAGCAAGAATGCTT CTGAAATGATTGACAAATTGACTTTGACCTTCAACCGCACCCGCCAAGCTGTCATCACAAAGGAGTTGATTGAAATCATCTCTGGTGCTGCAGCTCT
- the ATP5F1C gene encoding ATP synthase subunit gamma, mitochondrial isoform X3, giving the protein MFSRAGVVGVSAWAVQPQWYGSLRIQVRNMATLKDITRRLKSIKNIQKITKSMKMVAAAKYARAERELKPARVYGTGSLALYEKADIKVPEDMKKHLLIGVSSDRGLCGAIHSSVAKQMKSEVATLTAAGKEVKIVGIGDKIRAILHRTHSDQFLVTFKEVGRKPPTFGDASVIALELLNSGYEFDEGSIIFNRFRSVISYKTDEKPIFSLNTIASAESMSIYDDIDADVLQNYQEYTLANIIYYSLKESTTSEQSARMTAMDNASKNASEMIDKLTLTFNRTRQAVITKELIEIISGAAAL; this is encoded by the exons GAAATATGGCAACTTTGAAAGACA TTACCAGGCGATTGAAGTCAATCAAAAACATCCAGAAAATTACCAAGTCTATGAAAATGGTAGCAGCAGCAAAATATGCCCGAGCTGAGAGGGAGCTGAAACCAGCTCGAGTGTATGGAACAGGATCTTTGG CTCTGTATGAAAAGGCTGATATTAAGGTACCTGAAGACATGAAGAAACATCTCCTTATCGGTGTGTCCTCAGATAGAGGGCTTTGTGGTGCTATCCATTCCTCGGTTGCTAAACAGATGAAAAGTGAGGTGGCTACGCTCACAGCAGCTGGGAAAGAAGTTAAGATTGTTGGAATTGGTGATAAAATTAGGGCTATACTTCATag GACTCATTCTGACCAGTTTCTGGTGACGTTCAAAGAAGTGGGAAGAAAACCCCCTACTTTTGGAGATGCATCAGTCATTGCCCTGGAACTACTAAATTCTGGATATGAATTTGATGAAGGATCTATCATCTTTAATCGATTCAG GTCTGTCATCTCCTACAAGACAGACGAAAAACCCATCTTTTCTCTTAATACCATTGCAAGTGCTG AGAGTATGAGTATCTATGATGACATTGATGCTGACGTGCTGCAGAATTATCAGGAATACACTCTGGCCAACATCATCTACTATTCTCTGAAGGAGTCCACCACGAGTGAGCAAAGTGCCAGGATGACGGCCATGGACAATGCGAGCAAGAATGCTT CTGAAATGATTGACAAATTGACTTTGACCTTCAACCGCACCCGCCAAGCTGTCATCACAAAGGAGTTGATTGAAATCATCTCTGGTGCTGCAGCTCTGTAA
- the ATP5F1C gene encoding ATP synthase subunit gamma, mitochondrial isoform X5, with protein sequence MFSRAGVVGVSAWAVQPQWIQVRNMATLKDITRRLKSIKNIQKITKSMKMVAAAKYARAERELKPARVYGTGSLALYEKADIKVPEDMKKHLLIGVSSDRGLCGAIHSSVAKQMKSEVATLTAAGKEVKIVGIGDKIRAILHRTHSDQFLVTFKEVGRKPPTFGDASVIALELLNSGYEFDEGSIIFNRFRSVISYKTDEKPIFSLNTIASAESMSIYDDIDADVLQNYQEYTLANIIYYSLKESTTSEQSARMTAMDNASKNASEMIDKLTLTFNRTRQAVITKELIEIISGAAAL encoded by the exons GAAATATGGCAACTTTGAAAGACA TTACCAGGCGATTGAAGTCAATCAAAAACATCCAGAAAATTACCAAGTCTATGAAAATGGTAGCAGCAGCAAAATATGCCCGAGCTGAGAGGGAGCTGAAACCAGCTCGAGTGTATGGAACAGGATCTTTGG CTCTGTATGAAAAGGCTGATATTAAGGTACCTGAAGACATGAAGAAACATCTCCTTATCGGTGTGTCCTCAGATAGAGGGCTTTGTGGTGCTATCCATTCCTCGGTTGCTAAACAGATGAAAAGTGAGGTGGCTACGCTCACAGCAGCTGGGAAAGAAGTTAAGATTGTTGGAATTGGTGATAAAATTAGGGCTATACTTCATag GACTCATTCTGACCAGTTTCTGGTGACGTTCAAAGAAGTGGGAAGAAAACCCCCTACTTTTGGAGATGCATCAGTCATTGCCCTGGAACTACTAAATTCTGGATATGAATTTGATGAAGGATCTATCATCTTTAATCGATTCAG GTCTGTCATCTCCTACAAGACAGACGAAAAACCCATCTTTTCTCTTAATACCATTGCAAGTGCTG AGAGTATGAGTATCTATGATGACATTGATGCTGACGTGCTGCAGAATTATCAGGAATACACTCTGGCCAACATCATCTACTATTCTCTGAAGGAGTCCACCACGAGTGAGCAAAGTGCCAGGATGACGGCCATGGACAATGCGAGCAAGAATGCTT CTGAAATGATTGACAAATTGACTTTGACCTTCAACCGCACCCGCCAAGCTGTCATCACAAAGGAGTTGATTGAAATCATCTCTGGTGCTGCAGCTCTGTAA